TGCCGCTAATGAACAGTTGCTGCAGGGTGGTGGTGTCTGCGGTGCAATCTTTCGCGCTGCCGGAGCTGCTGAACTACAACGGGCATGTGATGCTGTTGCTCCCTGTCCAACCGGCGAAGCTCGTATTACGCCCGGCTTTGCTCTGCCGGCACGCTATATCATTCACGCGGTTGGGCCTATCTTCGACCACTATGCACCATCAGAAGCCGACCGGCTGCTCATAAGCGCGTATCGCGCAAGCCTGGCGCTGGCCCGTCAGTATGGTCTACAAAGTATCGCTTTTCCCAGTATTGCCACCGGTATCTACGGTTTTCCGGTTACTCGTGCCGCACCGCTAGTCCTGCAAACGCTCATCGATGATCTGCATACCCATCAGGCCCCTGGTCTGGTGCGGATGGTGCTGTGGCGCGATACGTTCCCGGTGTATCGTGATGTGTTCACCCACATGCAATCTGAACGGAAACTGAACGGTGGGTAACCGGTGAGGCGCTGGTAATGCGCCAGCCGTGCCTGCAATAGGGTTGTGCCTGTACGAGCGTGTTGATACCAGGCATGAGCCTGTTCACCCATGGCGATGAATCGCTGCCCGCATATGGTCTCGTGACGGTGAGCAGACGTGGTTGCAACTATTTGGTAAAACTTTCGTCAAATTCGCAGAATACGTGGGCACAACTCTTTGGCCCTGGCTGGAAGGAGCCGATATATGCAGACACGACTTACCCGGAGTAGAACAGATCGCATGATCGGCGGTGTGTGTGGCGGCCTGGCTCGCTACTTCGCCGTTGATCCGGTCATTGTGCGCTTGATCTTTGTGCTGATCTTTTTCATCAATGGCATTAGCCTGCCGATCTATCTGGTGCTCTGGCTGATTATGCCAAGAGAGAATCCTCCGACACCCTTCTCCTCGACAGGTAGTGAGGCAAATTTCGCCCCGCAGGAAGCTTTCGTTAGCCAGAGTCAGGTGAGTGGGCAGGCACGGGTCGGATATGCTCCCGATCCCTCATACCGCTTCGATCCACTTACCGGTCAGCCTATCGGTGGCCCGGCAACCAGTGAGACAGTACAACTGACAACGACACCATCGCGTCGCCGTAACTGGAGTTTACTCGGCATGATTCTGATCGGTGTGGGCGGTATCATTCTGCTTGAGCAATTGGGGGTGAATCTCTCGCTGCTATTCCCCGTGCTGTTGATTGGGGCCGGCCTGGTGCTGTTGCGACGTGGACGCTAAATGAAACCGGTCACATCAGCCAGAAACAGGGAATGAACACTATCGTAGAAGGCCAGGGTAGGGGCGCACGGTCATGCGCCCCTACCGTGAATTCCCCTGTGTTCACCACCTCAATCTGTACCACGCAACGTTTAGGGTTCGGCAAGAATGAGATGGCGTATGTGTCGCCTTCCCTTCACAGGTAGCACAAGGTCATTCGCCCGACTACCAACCCTCTTGGCCTGACCAGCCGCTGTTGTGGTATCAGCGAATGGATAGCGGTAGCGAAACATCCTTCGCCAACCCACTGTCACCGGCCTGTCAAAGCGCCCCCATCATTGCCGCAATCACCACCGCGATCAGGGCACCACCAATTGAGCTGATCAGGTTCACCAGGTCGTTATCCATCCAGCGCCAGCCGCGCAAAAAGCGATTGGGAGTGCCGTCACGGGCCACCCGGCGTTCAGTCTCGCGGCCATCGGGATAGACGTAGATCGCCTGTACGGTAGCTCCCATCAGACTGTCGAGCAGCGCACCACCTAGACCTCCAAGGAGACCAGCCGGGATCATCCACCACGGCGGCGTACCACCGATACTGCTCAGCAGGAACATAGTGATGCCAATCAACAACCCGCCTGCGGCAGCCGCTGAGGTACCCATCAGGGTAACACCGCCGGATGTTCCCGGTGGTACCGGCTGGCGCGTCGTAATCAGTCGTGGTTCATGCGGGCTGAGTACGCCCAATTCGGTCGCCCAGGTATCGGCAGTCACCGTTGCCATCAACCCGACAAATGCTGCCAGTAATACCGCCGGCTGGTCGTTCAAGGCATACGCGACCGCGCAGAGTGCACCTAACCCACCGTTGGCAATGGTCTGAAAGAAATCGCGCCTGCCGCCCTTGGCAAACTTTTCTGCTGCTCGCCGTTCTTTGATGGATTCTTTGTAGTGAGAGAGTAGACTGCTGCTGACGAAAAAGACGATCAGGGTAATTCCCCAGGCCCAACCACCAAAACCAAACGTCAATGTCCCTACCAGTACCGCACCCAGCCAGCCACTTTCGCTTAGTGAACGGCGGGCAAAGGCAACACCGCCGATCACAATACTGAGCACAAACCCCAACCCGATCTGCACAACGTCAATCATAGTCTCCCCCGACGCACTCGCCGGAGCGGCAAAAAGAATGCAGAGCACCGTGCAATTGGTGCTCTGCGATTATACCAGAGACAGGGACAGAGTTGATTAGGCTGCGGCGCGGGCAGTTAATGTCTGACGAGCCTGGCGAGCGACACCTCGCAATGCTGTCTCAAGATCGGCACCCAGCATATCGGCGACGGTCTTCTCCGGCACAAACGATGCCATCATGCCCAGAAGTGGTGCCAGATCAATTCCCATAATAACCTGCAGATCGGTACCATTGACCGCCTGGCTCAGCACCCAGCGCGTCTCAACCGGTAGCGGCGTGCGCACGGTGAAGACGATTTCGCGGTTGTCTTGCCAGGTCAGATCACCTTCACAGCGGATCGTGCCGAACAAACCACCCATTGACATATAGGTGACCAGACGGGCGCGACGTGCGACATCATCACGATTGAGCAGCTCTGTCTTCTGCACGCGAGGCAAAATCTGGCTGATCAATGCCGGGTCAGAAAGGGTGGCGAACACCTGCTCTGGCGTTACTCCCTCTATGTGGCAGCGCCGTCCTACTTTAATCATCATGGTCTCCTGTCTCTGTACTGTCAATGTTTTGCACAGTCATCATAGCACCCTTGCACAGACATGTCAATAGCTTTATTAATGAAAATACAATGAGGAGCGTCGTTTGGCCTGCGGCAGCCATGCTCCGCGCCTGCCGTGCTCGCGATCAGGTGCGGGGCGCAGCGGTTTCGTCGCCGGTCACGGCAACGCACTGCCGTCTGCTGTGACGATACGTGCTGCGTAGACGGGGTGTGAGCGGGGGAGCGGATCGTGATGTGTCGTTTGGCCTGCGGCAGCCACGCTCCGCGCCTGCCGTGCTCGCGATCAGGTGCGGGGCGCAGCGGTTTCGTCGCCGGTCACGGCAACGCACTGCCGTCTGCTGTGACGATACGTGCTGCGTAGACGGGGTGTGAGCGGGGGAGCGGATCGTGGCACAGACGTTCCGCCTGCTGTTTGGAGCATGCCTTAGCTATTGAACAGCAACCATTTCGCAAAAGTCTCAACCCACAAACCATCCTGGCGCAGGCTGCCAACAGTGTGAACGCGCCGCACGTGTGCCCCCGCCGGTGCGCGTCAATTGCCACGACACAGGCGTTCCAGCCCGACCCACGCTCCTACAGCGGTTGCCCTACCAGTACTTGTTAGATTTCACAGCATACTTGCGGAATGACCAGCAGCCAGGTGCTACTCTTCGCTCACAACTACCGGCTCAGGTTGATCGCGATTGGCCCAATACATCAAGACCAGCGCACTAAAGGCCAGTACAGCGAACCCCATCGCCAGTGGCGTCACTGTGCCGTTGTACGCCTGCCCAATAACCGCACCGAGCGGAATCGCGACGAAGGTGGAAAGCGAGCCAACTACTGCCGAACCTACACCGGCAATATGACCGAGTGGTTCCATCGCCAGTGCATTCATATTGCCGAAGAGAATGCCCAGACAGAAGAAACACGGGATCAGGTACGCCATCAACTTCCACAACGGCGGTTGCCCGGCGGTGATCAGAGCGATCCCGACAAAGAGCAGGGCTATGCTGCACAACGCAAACAGCGCAATTTTTACCAGCGGACGCATGCCGTAGCGCATGACGAGGCGGCCATTCACGAATGAAGCGAGGCCAATCGCCAGGGCATTGATCGCAAAAAATAGTGGAAACAGTGCACCTAAACCGTATTGCTGCTGAAAAATCTGCTGTGACGAATTCAGATACGCTTGCAGGATGGCCGACACTGCTCCGGCCATGAGGGTGTAACCGAGCGTGGTGGCG
This genomic window from Chloroflexus aurantiacus J-10-fl contains:
- a CDS encoding SRPBCC family protein, which gives rise to MMIKVGRRCHIEGVTPEQVFATLSDPALISQILPRVQKTELLNRDDVARRARLVTYMSMGGLFGTIRCEGDLTWQDNREIVFTVRTPLPVETRWVLSQAVNGTDLQVIMGIDLAPLLGMMASFVPEKTVADMLGADLETALRGVARQARQTLTARAAA
- a CDS encoding macro domain-containing protein — encoded protein: MMNEPLTLRIGQACLEVVEGDIVSQQVDAIVNAANEQLLQGGGVCGAIFRAAGAAELQRACDAVAPCPTGEARITPGFALPARYIIHAVGPIFDHYAPSEADRLLISAYRASLALARQYGLQSIAFPSIATGIYGFPVTRAAPLVLQTLIDDLHTHQAPGLVRMVLWRDTFPVYRDVFTHMQSERKLNGG
- a CDS encoding DUF92 domain-containing protein translates to MIDVVQIGLGFVLSIVIGGVAFARRSLSESGWLGAVLVGTLTFGFGGWAWGITLIVFFVSSSLLSHYKESIKERRAAEKFAKGGRRDFFQTIANGGLGALCAVAYALNDQPAVLLAAFVGLMATVTADTWATELGVLSPHEPRLITTRQPVPPGTSGGVTLMGTSAAAAGGLLIGITMFLLSSIGGTPPWWMIPAGLLGGLGGALLDSLMGATVQAIYVYPDGRETERRVARDGTPNRFLRGWRWMDNDLVNLISSIGGALIAVVIAAMMGAL
- a CDS encoding PspC domain-containing protein, encoding MQTRLTRSRTDRMIGGVCGGLARYFAVDPVIVRLIFVLIFFINGISLPIYLVLWLIMPRENPPTPFSSTGSEANFAPQEAFVSQSQVSGQARVGYAPDPSYRFDPLTGQPIGGPATSETVQLTTTPSRRRNWSLLGMILIGVGGIILLEQLGVNLSLLFPVLLIGAGLVLLRRGR